The Rhodothermales bacterium genome has a segment encoding these proteins:
- a CDS encoding histidinol-phosphatase — protein MPHGIQQRVTAVLLLAFFVSGCARPHDGEVPWRKGNLHTHSLWSDGDDFPEMIVDWYKTNGYDFIALSDHNTLAEGEQWVSARDLQQGALAEYLDRFGSEWVNLSVQEGDTLVRLKTLAEYRPLLEEEGQYVIIQSEEINGRFESKHIGINATNLMEVIAPQAGNSVLDVMQRNVDAVLEQRQKTGRPMFPHINHPNYQWAVTAADLAALEGDRFFEVYNGHPDVHNEGDSTRIGTDRMWDVVLAERLLHGREIMYGLAVDDAHHYHGQASRLVNPGRGWIQVRSESLETDSLIAAMERGDFYASTGVKIADIKFTRDALSITLDAEPGVSYTTEFVGTRMPRAESDSDDYDAQQRSIQVGVLLDKAEGSSASYTFTGDELYVRARVVSDKTKENGQRDGELEVAWTQPVLP, from the coding sequence ATGCCTCACGGAATTCAGCAGCGCGTCACTGCAGTCCTGCTTCTCGCTTTCTTTGTTTCCGGCTGCGCCCGACCACACGACGGCGAGGTTCCCTGGCGCAAGGGCAATCTCCACACACACTCGCTCTGGAGTGACGGAGACGACTTCCCGGAGATGATCGTCGACTGGTACAAGACCAACGGCTACGATTTCATTGCGCTATCCGACCACAACACGCTGGCGGAAGGCGAGCAGTGGGTGTCCGCACGTGACCTGCAGCAAGGCGCACTAGCCGAGTACCTGGACCGGTTCGGTTCAGAATGGGTCAACTTGAGCGTGCAGGAGGGTGATACGCTGGTCAGGCTGAAGACCCTTGCTGAATACCGGCCCCTGCTGGAAGAGGAAGGACAGTATGTCATCATCCAGAGCGAAGAGATCAATGGCCGGTTCGAGTCTAAGCACATCGGGATCAACGCCACGAATCTGATGGAGGTGATTGCCCCTCAGGCAGGAAACAGTGTGCTCGACGTCATGCAAAGGAACGTTGACGCCGTGCTCGAGCAGCGGCAGAAGACCGGCCGGCCGATGTTCCCCCACATCAATCACCCCAACTACCAGTGGGCCGTCACGGCCGCTGACCTGGCAGCCCTCGAAGGTGATCGCTTCTTCGAGGTCTACAATGGCCATCCAGACGTTCACAATGAAGGCGACTCGACGAGAATAGGCACCGACCGGATGTGGGATGTGGTTCTCGCCGAGCGACTTCTTCACGGCCGCGAAATCATGTACGGACTCGCGGTCGACGATGCCCACCACTATCACGGCCAGGCGTCCAGGTTGGTGAATCCCGGTCGAGGCTGGATTCAGGTGCGCTCGGAATCGCTGGAAACCGACAGCCTGATTGCAGCCATGGAACGCGGAGATTTCTATGCGTCGACGGGCGTTAAAATCGCCGACATCAAGTTCACCCGTGATGCCCTCTCCATAACGCTCGATGCCGAACCAGGCGTCAGCTACACAACCGAGTTCGTCGGGACACGCATGCCCCGTGCTGAGTCCGACAGCGATGACTACGACGCGCAGCAGCGATCCATCCAGGTCGGCGTGTTGCTGGACAAGGCGGAAGGCTCCTCAGCTTCGTACACATTCACCGGTGACGAGCTGTACGTTCGTGCCCGCGTTGTGTCAGACAAGACGAAGGAGAATGGACAGCGCGACGGCGAACTCGAAGTAGCGTGGACACAGCCGGTCTTGCCGTGA
- a CDS encoding tryptophanase — translation MDRIIEPFRIKVVEPIRMTTLAEREQILRDAGYNLFRIPSSAILVDLLTDSGTGAMSAEQWSAMMRGDESYAGSPSFERFEKAVKDIFGFQHVIPTHQGRAAERILAATLVRPGHVIPNNTHFDTTRANLEAAGAKAIDLPCAEAKDLATSHPFKGNIDLEALERALDANAGQVPFAMITITNNGGGGQPVSMDNIRRASKICRDRGVRFYLDACRFAENAYFIKTREHGYADVSLIDIARETFSYADGCTMSAKKDGMANIGGFLCTNDDLVASQEKELLILTEGYPTYGGLAGRDLEAIAVGLYEALDYNYQQYRAASTSYLGDRIAMEGVPIVQPPGGHAIYIDAQSMLPDIPKSGYPGQALSIELYRHGGIRSVEIGSVMFGRRDPNSGEESFAENELVRLAIPRRVYTKSQIDFVVESILDVFQNRERVRGVRIVSQPEALRHFSATFEPV, via the coding sequence ATGGACCGCATAATCGAACCCTTTCGGATCAAGGTTGTCGAGCCCATCAGGATGACCACGCTGGCCGAGCGCGAACAGATCCTTCGAGACGCCGGCTACAATCTATTTCGAATCCCCTCCAGTGCGATTCTTGTCGACCTGCTGACTGACAGCGGAACAGGTGCGATGAGCGCCGAGCAGTGGTCGGCCATGATGCGTGGCGACGAATCGTATGCCGGGAGTCCGTCGTTTGAACGGTTCGAAAAGGCGGTCAAGGACATTTTCGGCTTTCAACATGTGATACCTACGCATCAGGGACGAGCTGCGGAGCGCATTCTGGCGGCCACGCTGGTTCGTCCGGGCCATGTCATCCCGAACAACACGCATTTCGATACCACGAGGGCCAATCTGGAGGCGGCCGGGGCCAAAGCGATAGACCTCCCGTGTGCGGAAGCAAAAGACCTGGCGACTTCGCATCCGTTCAAGGGAAACATCGACCTCGAAGCCCTGGAGCGGGCACTGGACGCAAACGCCGGTCAGGTCCCGTTCGCAATGATCACCATCACAAACAATGGTGGTGGTGGTCAACCCGTGTCGATGGATAATATCCGTCGGGCGTCCAAGATCTGTCGTGACCGTGGAGTTCGCTTCTATCTCGACGCATGCAGATTTGCCGAGAACGCGTACTTCATCAAAACGCGCGAGCACGGGTATGCGGATGTGTCACTCATCGATATTGCCCGAGAGACGTTTTCGTATGCGGATGGCTGCACCATGAGCGCCAAGAAAGACGGCATGGCGAATATCGGCGGGTTTCTCTGTACGAACGACGATCTGGTCGCGAGTCAGGAGAAGGAGCTGCTGATTCTCACCGAGGGGTACCCCACGTATGGAGGGCTGGCAGGCCGCGACCTCGAAGCGATCGCGGTGGGACTGTACGAAGCGCTCGACTATAACTATCAGCAATACCGCGCCGCCTCCACAAGCTATCTGGGAGACCGGATTGCGATGGAAGGCGTGCCGATCGTTCAACCGCCCGGGGGGCATGCCATCTATATCGACGCGCAGTCGATGTTGCCGGACATTCCGAAGTCAGGCTATCCGGGTCAGGCGCTTTCCATCGAGCTTTACCGGCACGGCGGTATCAGGTCTGTCGAGATCGGGTCGGTGATGTTTGGACGACGTGATCCGAATTCGGGAGAGGAGTCTTTCGCGGAGAACGAGTTGGTGCGGCTGGCCATCCCGCGCCGCGTGTACACCAAGAGTCAGATCGACTTTGTGGTGGAGTCCATTCTGGACGTGTTTCAGAATCGCGAGAGGGTCCGAGGGGTGCGCATCGTATCGCAGCCAGAGGCGCTTCGACACTTTTCGGCAACGTTCGAACCGGTCTAG
- a CDS encoding kinase/pyrophosphorylase — protein sequence MFQILVVSDGTGGTADRAVQAALTQFGADRAQIRLHANVRTREEIRNIIDEASPGDGFVVYTIVSSELRTTIGEYSRVHGVVALDLLGPLLTELAHRFADSPSERPGLFRELNREYFQRIEAMEFAFRHDDGQRTQELDLAEIIFVGVSRTFKTPLSIYLAFKGWLVANVPIVLDIPAPAVLSDIEPGKVVALTTDSSHLAYLRRARQDLFGGATGRYAEASHVHRELKYAQDLFDRHPGWSVVSVTNKPIEEIATEVLDVMKRSAAR from the coding sequence GTGTTTCAGATTCTTGTAGTATCAGACGGCACGGGAGGCACAGCCGATCGTGCCGTACAGGCAGCATTAACTCAGTTTGGTGCCGACCGGGCCCAGATCCGACTTCACGCGAATGTCAGAACGAGAGAGGAAATCCGGAACATCATCGACGAGGCGAGTCCCGGCGACGGTTTCGTAGTCTACACGATTGTGTCCAGTGAGCTTCGAACAACGATTGGAGAATACAGCCGGGTACACGGAGTCGTGGCTCTGGACCTCCTTGGCCCGCTCCTCACCGAACTGGCTCATCGGTTCGCAGATTCGCCATCGGAGAGGCCGGGGCTTTTTCGGGAGTTGAACAGAGAGTACTTCCAGCGTATCGAAGCGATGGAGTTTGCGTTTCGCCACGATGACGGTCAGCGGACACAAGAACTCGACCTGGCTGAGATTATATTCGTGGGTGTCTCCCGAACGTTCAAGACTCCACTCAGCATCTACCTTGCGTTCAAAGGATGGCTGGTTGCGAACGTCCCGATCGTACTCGACATCCCGGCCCCGGCTGTACTGTCTGACATCGAACCCGGGAAGGTCGTCGCACTCACGACGGATTCGTCACATCTCGCCTACCTGCGGCGAGCTCGCCAGGATCTCTTCGGCGGTGCGACCGGCCGGTACGCCGAAGCCAGTCATGTGCACCGCGAGTTGAAGTATGCGCAGGATCTGTTCGATCGCCACCCTGGATGGTCGGTCGTGAGCGTTACGAACAAGCCCATCGAAGAGATCGCGACCGAGGTCCTCGATGTGATGAAACGATCAGCCGCGAGGTAG